One Bombus vancouverensis nearcticus unplaced genomic scaffold, iyBomVanc1_principal scaffold0084, whole genome shotgun sequence genomic window carries:
- the LOC143305089 gene encoding survival motor neuron protein-like isoform X2, giving the protein MADDMNVLFIRGNGNVCMDTDTANDNVWDDSALIEAYDKAINLAKEEVIKRMGMDVGNSQPKENPQNLKQPKHASKLHKKWIIGAPYRAIYSEDGEIYEAIISKIYENNGTC; this is encoded by the exons atggcagatgatatgaatgttctttttatacgaggaaatggaaacgtatgtatg gatacagacacagccaatgataatgtttgggatgatagtgcattaatagaagcatatgataaagcaataaatttagcaaaagaagaagttatcaagcgaatgggaatggatgttggaaattctcaaccgaaagaaaacccacaaaatcttaagcagcctaaacacgcaagtaaattacacaag aaatggatcataggagcaccttatcgtgcaatatactcagaggatggagaaatttatgaagctataatatcaaaaatttacgaaaacaatggcacgtgttga
- the LOC143305089 gene encoding survival motor neuron protein 1-like isoform X5 has protein sequence MYGNGNDTDTANDNVWDDSALIEAYDKAINLAKEEVIKRMGMDVGNSQPKENPQNLKQPKHASKLHKKWIIGAPYRAIYSEDGEIYEAIISKIYENNGTC, from the exons atgtatggtaatggaaac gatacagacacagccaatgataatgtttgggatgatagtgcattaatagaagcatatgataaagcaataaatttagcaaaagaagaagttatcaagcgaatgggaatggatgttggaaattctcaaccgaaagaaaacccacaaaatcttaagcagcctaaacacgcaagtaaattacacaag aaatggatcataggagcaccttatcgtgcaatatactcagaggatggagaaatttatgaagctataatatcaaaaatttacgaaaacaatggcacgtgttga
- the LOC143305089 gene encoding survival motor neuron protein-like isoform X3, with amino-acid sequence MADDMNVLFIRGNGNDTDTANDNVWDDSALIEAYDKAINLAKEEVIKRMGMDVGNSQPKENPQNLKQPKHASKLHKKWIIGAPYRAIYSEDGEIYEAIISKIYENNGTC; translated from the exons atggcagatgatatgaatgttctttttatacgaggaaatggaaac gatacagacacagccaatgataatgtttgggatgatagtgcattaatagaagcatatgataaagcaataaatttagcaaaagaagaagttatcaagcgaatgggaatggatgttggaaattctcaaccgaaagaaaacccacaaaatcttaagcagcctaaacacgcaagtaaattacacaag aaatggatcataggagcaccttatcgtgcaatatactcagaggatggagaaatttatgaagctataatatcaaaaatttacgaaaacaatggcacgtgttga
- the LOC143305089 gene encoding survival motor neuron protein 1-like isoform X4, producing MIQDQQNDQCDTDTANDNVWDDSALIEAYDKAINLAKEEVIKRMGMDVGNSQPKENPQNLKQPKHASKLHKKWIIGAPYRAIYSEDGEIYEAIISKIYENNGTC from the exons atgatacaagaccagcaaaatgatcaatgt gatacagacacagccaatgataatgtttgggatgatagtgcattaatagaagcatatgataaagcaataaatttagcaaaagaagaagttatcaagcgaatgggaatggatgttggaaattctcaaccgaaagaaaacccacaaaatcttaagcagcctaaacacgcaagtaaattacacaag aaatggatcataggagcaccttatcgtgcaatatactcagaggatggagaaatttatgaagctataatatcaaaaatttacgaaaacaatggcacgtgttga
- the LOC143305089 gene encoding survival motor neuron protein-like isoform X1 — MLYSYKEKNFLDIIISIIILTPILYWKDTDTANDNVWDDSALIEAYDKAINLAKEEVIKRMGMDVGNSQPKENPQNLKQPKHASKLHKKWIIGAPYRAIYSEDGEIYEAIISKIYENNGTC, encoded by the exons atgttatactcctacaaagagaaaaatttcttagacattattattagcattattattttgacaccaattttatattggaag gatacagacacagccaatgataatgtttgggatgatagtgcattaatagaagcatatgataaagcaataaatttagcaaaagaagaagttatcaagcgaatgggaatggatgttggaaattctcaaccgaaagaaaacccacaaaatcttaagcagcctaaacacgcaagtaaattacacaag aaatggatcataggagcaccttatcgtgcaatatactcagaggatggagaaatttatgaagctataatatcaaaaatttacgaaaacaatggcacgtgttga
- the LOC143305087 gene encoding adrenodoxin-like protein 2, mitochondrial isoform X4: MALVNQLQKFSRSILGIASNYSKYTSNTTLPFLQATRGISTTQPLSEKQEVNITFVKASGERIKAKGKVGDTILDIVVNDEIDLDGYGACEGTLTCSTCHLIFSKEVYDALPDKPTDEELDMLDLAYELTDTLVHNNQYQIIHIINSITF; this comes from the exons ATGGCGTTAGTaaatcaattacaaaaattttcgagatcaattctcggtattgcatcaaattattcaaaatatacaagcaacacaacgttgccctttttgcaggcaacaagaggaatatcgaccacgcaaccactttcagaaaaacaaga agtAAATATAACGTTTGTTAAAGCAAGTGGAGAGAGAATCAAAGCAAAAGGGAAAGTTGGAGATACTATATTAGACATAGTAGTAAATGATGAAATTGATTTAGATGGATATG gtgcttgtgaaggaacattaacttgtagtacgtgccatttaatattttcgaaagaagtTTATGATGCACTTCCTGACAAACCAACAGATGAAGAATTAGACATGTTGGATTTAGCATATGAATTAACAGATACGTTAGTTCATAATAATCAGTATCAAATCATTcacattattaattctattaccttttaa
- the LOC143305087 gene encoding adrenodoxin-like protein 2, mitochondrial isoform X1: MALVNQLQKFSRSILGIASNYSKYTSNTTLPFLQATRGISTTQPLSEKQEVNITFVKASGERIKAKGKVGDTILDIVVNDEIDLDGYGACEGTLTCSTCHLIFSKEVYDALPDKPTDEELDMLDLAYELTDTSRLGCQIVMSKELDGIERYVLTLCHTKTLWTIAHPQNTMPRPMKTDVTIASVTPITSQRKDIDSRLLDANAATHLSPHQR, encoded by the exons ATGGCGTTAGTaaatcaattacaaaaattttcgagatcaattctcggtattgcatcaaattattcaaaatatacaagcaacacaacgttgccctttttgcaggcaacaagaggaatatcgaccacgcaaccactttcagaaaaacaaga agtAAATATAACGTTTGTTAAAGCAAGTGGAGAGAGAATCAAAGCAAAAGGGAAAGTTGGAGATACTATATTAGACATAGTAGTAAATGATGAAATTGATTTAGATGGATATG gtgcttgtgaaggaacattaacttgtagtacgtgccatttaatattttcgaaagaagtTTATGATGCACTTCCTGACAAACCAACAGATGAAGAATTAGACATGTTGGATTTAGCATATGAATTAACAGATAC gtcacggctaggctgtcaaatagtaatgtctaaggaactagatggaattgag cgaTATGTTCTTACCCTCTGCCACACGAAGACGTTATGGACCATTGCGCATCCACAAAACACGATGCCAAGGCCTATGAAAACCGACGTAACGATTGCcagtgtgacaccaattacctctcagagaaaagacatcgactcccgactgttggacgccaacgccgcgacgcatcttagtccccatcagagataa
- the LOC143305087 gene encoding uncharacterized protein LOC143305087 isoform X5 has product MALVNQLQKFSRSILGIASNYSKYTSNTTLPFLQATRGISTTQPLSEKQESRLGCQIVMSKELDGIERYVLTLCHTKTLWTIAHPQNTMPRPMKTDVTIASVTPITSQRKDIDSRLLDANAATHLSPHQR; this is encoded by the exons ATGGCGTTAGTaaatcaattacaaaaattttcgagatcaattctcggtattgcatcaaattattcaaaatatacaagcaacacaacgttgccctttttgcaggcaacaagaggaatatcgaccacgcaaccactttcagaaaaacaaga gtcacggctaggctgtcaaatagtaatgtctaaggaactagatggaattgag cgaTATGTTCTTACCCTCTGCCACACGAAGACGTTATGGACCATTGCGCATCCACAAAACACGATGCCAAGGCCTATGAAAACCGACGTAACGATTGCcagtgtgacaccaattacctctcagagaaaagacatcgactcccgactgttggacgccaacgccgcgacgcatcttagtccccatcagagataa
- the LOC143305087 gene encoding adrenodoxin-like protein 2, mitochondrial isoform X3 has translation MALVNQLQKFSRSILGIASNYSKYTSNTTLPFLQATRGISTTQPLSEKQEVNITFVKASGERIKAKGKVGDTILDIVVNDEIDLDGYGACEGTLTCSTCHLIFSKEVYDALPDKPTDEELDMLDLAYELTDTSRLGCQIVMSKELDGIEGVNFKTFI, from the exons ATGGCGTTAGTaaatcaattacaaaaattttcgagatcaattctcggtattgcatcaaattattcaaaatatacaagcaacacaacgttgccctttttgcaggcaacaagaggaatatcgaccacgcaaccactttcagaaaaacaaga agtAAATATAACGTTTGTTAAAGCAAGTGGAGAGAGAATCAAAGCAAAAGGGAAAGTTGGAGATACTATATTAGACATAGTAGTAAATGATGAAATTGATTTAGATGGATATG gtgcttgtgaaggaacattaacttgtagtacgtgccatttaatattttcgaaagaagtTTATGATGCACTTCCTGACAAACCAACAGATGAAGAATTAGACATGTTGGATTTAGCATATGAATTAACAGATAC gtcacggctaggctgtcaaatagtaatgtctaaggaactagatggaattgag ggtgtcaattttaaaacgttcatctaa
- the LOC143305087 gene encoding adrenodoxin-like protein 2, mitochondrial isoform X2, producing MALVNQLQKFSRSILGIASNYSKYTSNTTLPFLQATRGISTTQPLSEKQEVNITFVKASGERIKAKGKVGDTILDIVVNDEIDLDGYGACEGTLTCSTCHLIFSKEVYDALPDKPTDEELDMLDLAYELTDTSRLGCQIVMSKELDGIEVRVPSTINDARA from the exons ATGGCGTTAGTaaatcaattacaaaaattttcgagatcaattctcggtattgcatcaaattattcaaaatatacaagcaacacaacgttgccctttttgcaggcaacaagaggaatatcgaccacgcaaccactttcagaaaaacaaga agtAAATATAACGTTTGTTAAAGCAAGTGGAGAGAGAATCAAAGCAAAAGGGAAAGTTGGAGATACTATATTAGACATAGTAGTAAATGATGAAATTGATTTAGATGGATATG gtgcttgtgaaggaacattaacttgtagtacgtgccatttaatattttcgaaagaagtTTATGATGCACTTCCTGACAAACCAACAGATGAAGAATTAGACATGTTGGATTTAGCATATGAATTAACAGATAC gtcacggctaggctgtcaaatagtaatgtctaaggaactagatggaattgaggtaagagttccatcaacaattaatgatgcaagagcataa
- the LOC117162928 gene encoding uncharacterized protein LOC117162928 isoform X1 — protein MAESNPKEFSPWLSEKTNAVKALAREQCEAAVQLQRQQQLQQHQNQPQLQQQQQLRGPLTIHHAGCPTKVGPVTNQLNTSHATHGRAAQYQHYHHHHHHRHVSMSPPPLLLSSPAPIAATHNHLNVSGHRNVVTPPDIPADRSPPSPGNKLNRSQHLPREATGSVNPGLPAATLDLSSAATTNSPHELSTLV, from the exons ATGGCTGAAAGTAATCCAAAAGAGTTTTCACCATGGTTATCG GAGAAGACGAATGCCGTGAAGGCGTTAGCGCGCGAACAGTGCGAAGCGGCGGTACAGCTGCAGCGTCAGCAGCAGCTGCAACAGCACCAGAACCAGCCCCAgctacaacagcaacaacaactacGTGGCCCGTTAACCATCCACCATGCTGGCTGCCCAACGAAAGTCGGGCCCGTGACGAACCAACTAAATACCAGCCACGCAACGCACGGCCGAGCTGCACAGTACCAACActatcatcaccatcatcatcatcgacaCGTGTCAATGTCTCCACCGCCCTTGTTGCTCTCATCGCCAGCTCCGATCGCGGCGACGCACAATCATCTGAACGTGAGCGGACACAGAAACGTGGTTACGCCACCGGATATACCAGCAGATAGATCGCCACCGAGTCCTGGAAATAAGCTAAATAGATCGCAGCATTTGCCACGGGAAGCAACCGGCAGCGTCAATCCTGGTCTTCCGGCTGCCACATTGGATCTAAGTAGCGCAGCAACCACCAATAGTCCGCATGAATTGTCCACGTTAGTTTAG
- the LOC117162928 gene encoding uncharacterized protein LOC117162928 isoform X2 produces the protein MVHNVFVWQREKTNAVKALAREQCEAAVQLQRQQQLQQHQNQPQLQQQQQLRGPLTIHHAGCPTKVGPVTNQLNTSHATHGRAAQYQHYHHHHHHRHVSMSPPPLLLSSPAPIAATHNHLNVSGHRNVVTPPDIPADRSPPSPGNKLNRSQHLPREATGSVNPGLPAATLDLSSAATTNSPHELSTLV, from the exons ATGGTCCATAACGTCTTCGTGTGGCAGAGG GAGAAGACGAATGCCGTGAAGGCGTTAGCGCGCGAACAGTGCGAAGCGGCGGTACAGCTGCAGCGTCAGCAGCAGCTGCAACAGCACCAGAACCAGCCCCAgctacaacagcaacaacaactacGTGGCCCGTTAACCATCCACCATGCTGGCTGCCCAACGAAAGTCGGGCCCGTGACGAACCAACTAAATACCAGCCACGCAACGCACGGCCGAGCTGCACAGTACCAACActatcatcaccatcatcatcatcgacaCGTGTCAATGTCTCCACCGCCCTTGTTGCTCTCATCGCCAGCTCCGATCGCGGCGACGCACAATCATCTGAACGTGAGCGGACACAGAAACGTGGTTACGCCACCGGATATACCAGCAGATAGATCGCCACCGAGTCCTGGAAATAAGCTAAATAGATCGCAGCATTTGCCACGGGAAGCAACCGGCAGCGTCAATCCTGGTCTTCCGGCTGCCACATTGGATCTAAGTAGCGCAGCAACCACCAATAGTCCGCATGAATTGTCCACGTTAGTTTAG